A genome region from Manihot esculenta cultivar AM560-2 chromosome 5, M.esculenta_v8, whole genome shotgun sequence includes the following:
- the LOC110615282 gene encoding signal peptide peptidase-like 4 isoform X1: protein MGIYGPLHIIVAVLALSPCFASAGDIVHQDDVAPKRPGCDNNFVLVKVPTWVDGVEDIEYVGVGARFGPTLESKEKHANKTRLVLADPPDLCRPHKNKLNREVILVHRGNCSFTTKSNIADGANASAILIINNRTELFKMVCEANETDVNIGIPAIMLPQDAGASLENFIKTSSTVSVQLYSPQRPLVDVAEVFLWLMAVGTILAASYWSAWSAREVAIEQDKLLKDGSDDFTHTENVASSGVVNINTTSAILFVVIASCFLVMLYKLMSLWFMDVLVVLFCIGGIEGLQTCLVALLSCFRCFQHAGESFVKVPFFGAVSYLTLAVSPFCIAFAVVWAVYRRVSFAWIGQDILGIALIITVLQIVHIPNLKVGTVLLSCAFLYDIFWVFVSKLWFKESVMIVVARGDKSGEDGIPMLLKIPRMFDPWGGYSIIGFGDIILPGLLVAFALRYDWLTNKNLRSGYFLWAMTAYGLGLLITYIALNMMDGHGQPALLYIVPFTLGTFLTLGKKRGELKALWRRGAPERPCPHVQFQPSQSQ from the exons ATGGGTATTTATGGACCTCTGCATATAATAGTAGCTGTATTAGCTTTATCTCCATGTTTCGCCTCTGCTGGAGACATAGTACATCAAGACGATGTAGCTCCCAAGAGGCCTGGCTGCGATAATAACTTTGTTCTG GTAAAAGTCCCTACTTGGGTTGATGGTGTTGAAGATATCGAGTATGTTGGTGTTGGTGCCCGCTTTGGTCCTACTCTGGAATCAAAAGAAAAACATGCCAACAAAACTAGACTCGTTTTGGCAGACCCTCCTGATCTTTGCAGGCCACACAAAAATAAG CTTAACAGAGAAGTCATTCTGGTGCATCGAGGTAATTGCAGTTTCACAACCAAGTCAAATATTGCTGATGGGGCTAATGCTTCAGCTATTCTTATAATAAACAACCGAACAg AACTTTTTAAAATGGTCTGTGAAGCAAATGAAACAGATGTAAACATAGGCATTCCTGCAATCATGCTTCCACAGGATGCTGGTGCTAGCTTGGAAAATTTTATAAAGACCAGCTCCACAG TTTCTGTGCAGCTATATTCTCCACAACGCCCGCTTGTTGATGTTGCAGAAGTGTTCTTGTGGCTCATGGCTGTTGGTACCATCTTAGCTGCTTCTTATTGGTCTGCATGGAGTGCCAGAGAAGTGGCTATAGAGCAGGATAAGCTTTTAAAG GATGGTTCAGATGATTTTACACATACAGAAAATGTTGCATCTAGTGGTGTTGTTAACATCAACACAACATCTGCTATTCTCTTTGTTGTGATTGCTTCATGTTTCTTGGTCATGCTTTACAAACTTATGTCATTATGGTTTATGGATGTTCTGGTGGTTCTGTTCTGCATTGGTGGGATAGAG GGCTTGCAAACTTGCTTGGTAGCTTTGTTATCATG TTTCAGATGCTTTCAACATGCCGGAGAATCATTTGTTAAAGTTCCCTTCTTTGGAGCTGTATCGTATTTGACCTTGGCGGTCTCTCCTTTTTGCATAGCATTTGCTGTTGTTTGGGCAGTTTACCGTCGTGTCTCCTTTGCCTGGATAGGTCAAGATATCCTT GGCATTGCACTAATAATCACAGTCCTTCAGATTGTTCATATACCAAATCTCAAG GTTGGAACAGTTCTTCTCAGTTGTGCATTCTTATATGACATCTTCTGGGTGTTTGTCTCCAAATTGTGGTTCAAGGAGAGTGTGATGATAGTG GTTGCTCGTGGTGATAAGAGTGGAGAGGATGGTATACCAATGCTATTGAAAATACCTCGGATGTTTGATCCTTGGGGTGGCTATAGCATTATTGGGTTTGGTGATATCATCTTACCAGGCTTGCTCGTAGCTTTTGCATTAAG ATATGATTGGCTGACAAATAAGAATCTCCGATCAGGTTACTTTCTGTGGGCAATGACTGCTTACGGTTTAG GTCTCCTGATCACTTACATAGCATTGAACATGATGGATGGGCATGGCCAGCCGGCATTGCTCTACATTGTTCCATTCACACTTG GCACCTTCTTGACACTGGGAAAGAAGAGAGGTGAACTCAAAGCTCTATGGAGAAGAGGAGCACCCGAGAGGCCCTGCCCACACGTGCAGTTTCAGCCCTCTCAATCTCAATAA
- the LOC110615282 gene encoding signal peptide peptidase-like 4 isoform X2 — translation MGIYGPLHIIVAVLALSPCFASAGDIVHQDDVAPKRPGCDNNFVLVKVPTWVDGVEDIEYVGVGARFGPTLESKEKHANKTRLVLADPPDLCRPHKNKLNREVILVHRGNCSFTTKSNIADGANASAILIINNRTELFKMVCEANETDVNIGIPAIMLPQDAGASLENFIKTSSTVSVQLYSPQRPLVDVAEVFLWLMAVGTILAASYWSAWSAREVAIEQDKLLKDGSDDFTHTENVASSGVVNINTTSAILFVVIASCFLVMLYKLMSLWFMDVLVVLFCIGGIEGLQTCLVALLSCFRCFQHAGESFVKVPFFGAVSYLTLAVSPFCIAFAVVWAVYRRVSFAWIGQDILVGTVLLSCAFLYDIFWVFVSKLWFKESVMIVVARGDKSGEDGIPMLLKIPRMFDPWGGYSIIGFGDIILPGLLVAFALRYDWLTNKNLRSGYFLWAMTAYGLGLLITYIALNMMDGHGQPALLYIVPFTLGTFLTLGKKRGELKALWRRGAPERPCPHVQFQPSQSQ, via the exons ATGGGTATTTATGGACCTCTGCATATAATAGTAGCTGTATTAGCTTTATCTCCATGTTTCGCCTCTGCTGGAGACATAGTACATCAAGACGATGTAGCTCCCAAGAGGCCTGGCTGCGATAATAACTTTGTTCTG GTAAAAGTCCCTACTTGGGTTGATGGTGTTGAAGATATCGAGTATGTTGGTGTTGGTGCCCGCTTTGGTCCTACTCTGGAATCAAAAGAAAAACATGCCAACAAAACTAGACTCGTTTTGGCAGACCCTCCTGATCTTTGCAGGCCACACAAAAATAAG CTTAACAGAGAAGTCATTCTGGTGCATCGAGGTAATTGCAGTTTCACAACCAAGTCAAATATTGCTGATGGGGCTAATGCTTCAGCTATTCTTATAATAAACAACCGAACAg AACTTTTTAAAATGGTCTGTGAAGCAAATGAAACAGATGTAAACATAGGCATTCCTGCAATCATGCTTCCACAGGATGCTGGTGCTAGCTTGGAAAATTTTATAAAGACCAGCTCCACAG TTTCTGTGCAGCTATATTCTCCACAACGCCCGCTTGTTGATGTTGCAGAAGTGTTCTTGTGGCTCATGGCTGTTGGTACCATCTTAGCTGCTTCTTATTGGTCTGCATGGAGTGCCAGAGAAGTGGCTATAGAGCAGGATAAGCTTTTAAAG GATGGTTCAGATGATTTTACACATACAGAAAATGTTGCATCTAGTGGTGTTGTTAACATCAACACAACATCTGCTATTCTCTTTGTTGTGATTGCTTCATGTTTCTTGGTCATGCTTTACAAACTTATGTCATTATGGTTTATGGATGTTCTGGTGGTTCTGTTCTGCATTGGTGGGATAGAG GGCTTGCAAACTTGCTTGGTAGCTTTGTTATCATG TTTCAGATGCTTTCAACATGCCGGAGAATCATTTGTTAAAGTTCCCTTCTTTGGAGCTGTATCGTATTTGACCTTGGCGGTCTCTCCTTTTTGCATAGCATTTGCTGTTGTTTGGGCAGTTTACCGTCGTGTCTCCTTTGCCTGGATAGGTCAAGATATCCTT GTTGGAACAGTTCTTCTCAGTTGTGCATTCTTATATGACATCTTCTGGGTGTTTGTCTCCAAATTGTGGTTCAAGGAGAGTGTGATGATAGTG GTTGCTCGTGGTGATAAGAGTGGAGAGGATGGTATACCAATGCTATTGAAAATACCTCGGATGTTTGATCCTTGGGGTGGCTATAGCATTATTGGGTTTGGTGATATCATCTTACCAGGCTTGCTCGTAGCTTTTGCATTAAG ATATGATTGGCTGACAAATAAGAATCTCCGATCAGGTTACTTTCTGTGGGCAATGACTGCTTACGGTTTAG GTCTCCTGATCACTTACATAGCATTGAACATGATGGATGGGCATGGCCAGCCGGCATTGCTCTACATTGTTCCATTCACACTTG GCACCTTCTTGACACTGGGAAAGAAGAGAGGTGAACTCAAAGCTCTATGGAGAAGAGGAGCACCCGAGAGGCCCTGCCCACACGTGCAGTTTCAGCCCTCTCAATCTCAATAA